The following coding sequences are from one Bacillota bacterium window:
- a CDS encoding carbohydrate ABC transporter permease, with amino-acid sequence MTEPRWARTLLYLVLIIGAIPMLLPLAWMLSSAFKPLPEVMVVPPYLIPKQPTPDNFVVVFTQLPFGRYLLNSVVVAVVVVAGVVFVSSMAGYALAKFPFRGREALFMAMLASLMVPFQVRMIPLYLMAMNLHIVNTLAGVAFPWLFDAFGIFLMRQFMRTIPTDLIEAARIDGASEPRIFFTIVLPLTRPALAALGIFTLVANWEEFLWPLIVTNSDASRTLPVGLQSFSDQYIANIHWQMAGATIAVAPLLIAFLIFQRQFIQGIALTGLKD; translated from the coding sequence ATGACCGAACCCCGGTGGGCTCGAACCCTCCTATACCTCGTGTTGATCATCGGGGCCATCCCCATGCTGTTGCCCCTGGCCTGGATGCTTTCCAGCGCGTTCAAGCCGCTGCCGGAAGTGATGGTGGTGCCGCCTTACCTCATCCCGAAGCAGCCCACGCCGGACAACTTCGTCGTGGTCTTCACGCAGCTTCCGTTCGGGCGGTATTTGCTCAACAGCGTGGTGGTGGCCGTCGTCGTGGTGGCGGGCGTGGTCTTCGTGAGTTCCATGGCGGGGTACGCGCTGGCCAAGTTCCCCTTCCGCGGGCGGGAAGCGCTGTTCATGGCGATGCTGGCGAGCCTGATGGTACCGTTCCAGGTGCGCATGATCCCGCTTTACCTCATGGCCATGAACCTCCACATCGTCAACACCCTGGCGGGGGTGGCCTTCCCGTGGCTGTTCGACGCGTTCGGGATCTTCCTCATGCGCCAGTTCATGCGCACCATTCCCACCGACCTGATCGAGGCGGCCCGCATCGACGGGGCGAGCGAACCCCGCATCTTCTTCACCATCGTGCTGCCGCTGACCCGGCCGGCGCTGGCGGCACTGGGTATCTTCACGCTGGTGGCGAACTGGGAAGAGTTTCTGTGGCCGCTCATCGTCACCAACTCCGACGCCAGCCGGACTCTCCCCGTGGGGCTTCAGAGCTTCAGCGACCAGTACATCGCCAACATCCACTGGCAGATGGCCGGCGCCACCATCGCCGTGGCGCCGCTTTTGATCGCGTTTCTGATCTTCCAGCGGCAGTTCATCCAGGGCATCGCTCTGACAGGGCTGAAGGACTGA